The following nucleotide sequence is from Trifolium pratense cultivar HEN17-A07 linkage group LG2, ARS_RC_1.1, whole genome shotgun sequence.
ttaattttttttttagattatttttatgaattgcTTTTCATTAAGTGACTTTATGAATTtccaatttcatttcatttcaacaATTTTTCCTATGAATCAAGTTAGTACCTATATCTCACTCATACGAAGCCACACATTTTCAAAGCATGCGACATTTTGAATTTCCACAGGCTTTGAGCAGTTGGCATGCCACAAAGGTGAAACCTTGAAAACGTATATTTTAAATGTTCCctttgtttacatttttttatactatttattCATTAAACAGTggatatgacaaaaaaaaatctttttaaatCAGTGGATAAAATTCTCAATCATTTGCGGAAGTTTGCTAAAAGATTACAAGGTTGTATGGGGTAGTAATGTGATTAAAGACTTCTAATTAGAATGATAAGTGGGGTGGGGTGGgggagggagagggagagagagagagagagagagagagagagagagagagagagagagagagagagagagagagagagagagagagagagagagagagagagagagtaatggTTCAAGAAAACATCATTCATATGCCAGATGAGAAGAAAAATACTCCCTGCTTGAACAATTTAATATTCTTATAAGTACAATCAAGAAAAAAGTAAACATAAAATGTAAAATCAAAAGGCGTTTTACACTTTACAAAAAGAgcataaaatgtaaaatatgttatatttcCACAGATTTCAACAGCATATTGAAGAgtcaattaaactaaataagTGCATGGTGGAAATACAATATGATACTTCAAATAAATGTAAACATCAAGAAGAAACAAGAGAAGCTATCATACCttatttaaataattcattTGGGTAAGAACGCAAACAGTTACAACTAAAGCAAAAACCCAAGTTTGAGGGTAAATTAGCTGATTCATCCCAGACAGAGTTAACTTTATGGCAATTCCAAGAGCCTTGACACTCATAACCTATTAAAGGAGAAGCTGACAATATAAAtacagaaagaaagaaaaaacagagaACTAGATGAAAACAAGGacaattcatcaacaaaaaGATGATGAGACATACCGATAATGAACCTACAAGGGAACAAACACCAATATAAACCATTATGTGTGTTTGGCCATATAGAGGAATGAAGTGGAAGACAAGAATAAAGGTAGCTGTTATAACCAAAGCTGCATAAAAGAGAAAAGCTGCAAAAGAAAGATTGTGTCTTTTGGTTAGTAGTCAATTacgatatgatattttgagTAGACTAACATTTCAAGGTTGAGACTACCTGGATCCATAGCAAGATCCCATACTTCCGGCACTGATTCAATTGCCCGTTCTTGAGGGGCATGTAGAACAATTGTTGTAGACCCCACAACACACAAAGCGCAACCAAGAACTCCAAATATATGCAGTCTCTCCCGTAAGATAATATGGGCAAGGGCAGCACTGCAAGACAGCATCGCAAATCAGAATTTACAAAGAGTCAAGCACAAATATGAAGCTTAAATTTTGTCATACCTGATAATAATGCTAAGAGCACCAAGAGGAGTGACCAATATAGCTGGAGCAAATGCATATGCTGCAAAATTGGCAATCTCTCCAACAATCACTGTTGAAATGGCAAATGTTAGAATAGAAATTTTAATCCAATGGTTAGTATCAGTAGCTGTAAGCAACTCAGATTAATAAAGCGTACATAGATATTTTGTTGGTATCCTTAGATTTGAATGTAGAAATATTCCATGGAAAATGTGTAATAGCAAAAAAGAAGTAAGAGGTTTAGAAGGAAAAGCAGAAAAGGTGCAATCTTTAACAACTTTTTTCCTTCTACGATATATCTGGACAagttacaaaaatttaaataacttgACCTAAACTTGTAACTTTTTATGAGTTAAAAATTTGTACAGAGATGAGAGAAAACATATAGAAGAACACCCCCTATTTAGATTTGTTCTGCATGGAACTAACATTAAACAAGTTTAGATAGCAACTACTAGAAGCTGAAAAAGGAGTCGTGGGGATGCACAGAAAAATCAAAGATACAGTTCAGCAACGTCAAACAATAAGATGTTTCACAAACAGTTGTCAATGAAAATATAGACAAACATCCTATTTAATTTCCACAATAAATGAACCATGAATGACTCACTTGTTATCATGCCCACCCACCAAAGTGGTTCATACAAGTACGAATAGCCTCCACTTCCTGCGAAAAGATAATTATTTCGGAAGTTAGTTACCGTTGCGCACGATTTGATCAAGTATATGCTAAAAACACAAATATAACGCAAAAATCAGATATTTTGTGGATAACATAGTTCCTTGAAAAACGAAACCTGCCACCTACTCACTCCgtatagtataatatatataaaccaAGCTGAGCCAATAGAGTTGACAAGAAtccatttaattttaaaatagcaTAATTATTTGTCCTCCATACTGATGAGTACCAACGAGATGAAAAACATTTGAAGTTGTAGATAATTTTTTCACCGTATTTTAACATTAACATCAGGAGCGGGCCAAATAAAAGTCCATTTTCTGAATCCCAATTGAGACAACGGTAGAATAATCCCAATCACTCATTATTCCGTAACAAATAGCACAAGTAAAGAGTACCAAAGAGTTGTACATTGAAAACATATACTGATTTTGAGAGACAGGAACTAATCTACCTAATGAACCAAATCTACATCAAATTTAAGTTGTGAATTATTATAATGAGAAAACACGAAAAGCTTGACATTGTAACTAATCCAGTTTCAAAAACAGTTAAAGTTAACCATTTGAGAAAAGGTAAAAACCTCAAAAATCCAGATCttgagaaaaagaaataatCCATTTACCATAAGACAATCCATGGAAGTAGACAGTGGCAAGTAAAGAAAGATAATTAAGCAAAGTAATTAAAGCAGATCGTAAGAATGATACCTGCTCTAATTCCACTAGCACCGGCTTTTTTCAAACCTTTCTTTTTGACAATGAAACTAGCACCGATGAAGAAGCTAGATGAAAGAGCAAGGACTAGACCTTTAATGTTATCAGATGACATTCCCTCGCGCCAACTAGGACTCGATGATGAAGTAGTCGCCATCTCGCGGAAACAAAAACCCTAGCGAGATGGATCTCGCCACTTGTGAAGAAACCAATCCAGAGAAATTGAAATTGCGGTCGATACAGTTGTCAGAGAAGAGAAGGTTTTGATTCTATGGATCGGAAATGCTTTGCAATTTGGAATTTCAGAAAGGGAAAAAGTGGGAgagagattattattattattagaaaaataataataatgataataataaatttttacagTGTAACTGAGACCACTAACTAATGATGTAGATGGATAGATAGATGAGTGGAACACTCCATTGTTGATTCTATGTTAATCAAGTACTTTGATTCAGGATTACTCTCTTGTTTGCCCTAATCTCAAATACGATTCTCTTTTCTCTTCTtcctccttttcttttcttgttcttcatttttttttaattgcatttatttactttataattttatgtactcaatattttttaaattgcatttatttacttttttattttactcgtaaaaaaatactattgttgaccaaaaatatatattgggGTCTGTTTgatatgctaaaaaataagggactggacaggacaactctagttgtactgtgtttgattgtaaaactgtttcaggaactggacaaaTTGGGTGGCAATGGACCGgacaaaacataattttttgtccctcactaaaccacagcacaactttttgtccgcagtacaagttgtctaaaataccaaaataccattttattaaccaaatatcgtataagacaaaaaaatgttcaatatcccaaaaatttgttctgtgtgctgttctgtcatgtgttgtgatgttctgtcttgtactgttttGTCCAGTACTTACcttttaacaaatcaaacacacatatactttttttatcaacatatatattgtataatataataatataatagacagaaatcaaattacaccggtgtagcattttttttatttacaatgagctgTGAATCAAACTCATGACCTATAGttcaaataaaatacataaacacaagAGATGACCCTGTAGAGTGTTCCCTTGCTTGATAGCAACTTTGATTTGATAGTAAGTGGCGGGATTCCCAAGCCTCATTGTGAGGTAACAACTGAAACATCCACAGTTGGGACACGAAAAGTCATTCCGATCACTTTTCATTCAAAGTAAGAAGGACTTTGCCAAGAGCCTACGgagacaaagaaaaaataaaaatcacatccaAAATTTTTgacaatcaacaacaatatcGATGAATAAGAGTCTGAAAACAGAGTCAACATTCTCACCTTGGTTGCGCCAGTGCTGCTAGGAATAATGTTGGATGAGGCGGCTCTTCCACCTCTATAGTCTTTAGTCGATGGCTCATCAACAGTCTTTCTGAGTGGCTGATTGGAAAAACAGCATAAAATAAATTAGCTagcaataataaaataataaatgccACAATAACCCACTAGCAATAAAACCTATAATCAGGCCCGGTTTTGGGCCAGGGCAAGCAGTGCCCCAGTCCAGGGCCCCTAAAAAATTGGGGcctcaacttttttttttgtaagccCATCATCGTGAAAATAGCACAAGTAGCAGATGCAGATGATATATCAAGAAATCCAATTTGGTGCAGTGGCTAGCACTTTGTTCCTACATGCAAGTGGTCATGTGTTTGAGTAGCTGCAGTgatagtttttttgttttgttttcttttattttaagaaaacaGAAATAGTGATGAAGGGAATTGAGAGCCCACTACCACCAACAAATAATTGTATCCATTCCtataaaattttacataaattatttaaaaaattgtgtttttttttatacaattgtgtttctttttataaaattataagttttttttctttctataaatACATTCACTTTATAATCCTCAGATAATTTTActactttatttttcttaaactatattttgttatttattttaaaataaagaattaatttctaaaattatgttgcaatttttattaaaaacaatatcaatttttaatgatattagtttgaaaatgtattttgttattattgattaaaatataactattttatattattgatgttatttatattttaaataaatgatgttctttttttaaaaaattatattttttattaggggtctatttttattattcggAACCGGCCCTGCCTATAATTGATGGAATGAACAATGATCATCAACCCCTCAACAATGTTAAACCTGTCATTGATAACCTAAAGAATAAACAACGTACAGTTAAGACCACATACAACGAAGAAATATGGAAACTAGAGGATGACATATCAATTGTTGTAAGAAACCTTTGCAAGTGGTGCAATGCAGTTAGTAGTGCAACTAGCATTGGAGATAATATCGAACTCTAGCTTGTATTCCTTCTCGTTGACACCAACAACAAATATGAGAGCATCTTTATTGGGGGCAAAAATGATGACCTTCTTTGCACCACACtgaattaagaaaaaaaaaacaaatacattGTCATTCTACAACATTGAGTGACAACTCcatataatactataaattaTAGCCTACTAAAtcttgttgaggcaaaatgcaaaatcccaatttgatgttttaaagataacaaacatcttaattatattttaaatgtaattctgatctcattgttatctaacaagtgctcttgagtgttttaattagtcaggaacaattaagcttctaatctcaatgatattcattatgttttggcaaaaagagaagcttcaggatcagtctgagaatgatctctggtttaattgcaacattcttctcatgaacaagaataaatgcaaaagcacttatttcattaagtcaaccatatacaagacaaagaagcactttatcttggttttaactcacaagatcacaacagttcatgaacatttaaggcaaggaataagttggaaagaaagtgactttcctctttggacaaagttaatgatcaagcatgtgcaacatgataatttctcaaggcatcatctaatcaggtgtatcaagaatatttggacaagaattacatagaccaataaggatgagacaacacacattcaactcatagttgtcatgtaccttcaatgtcattatttaatgaacattctccaagagattaattcttaatcaagaaaaagaagtacatggaaaggacaagtgaatagttatgcaaggacatcacagctgcattcccttcacactacagctggccacaggtctgcatcattctccatttgaagatcaagtgcaaaattcgcccagattagagaacgatctcagaatgatgctgagaatgactgtcctttgcttttgaagttgcaagctcatctacagctggccaaaacgtgcctaaatgatctataacggatatacttggtgaggaagcaatgaacaactatctacagcccattgcaagctgtcattttggcccttttaagtgaaaatatgaagaacagcagggagaacgttctgagaaatatcagtttgagcttatccactcaacaattcagcatgagctgtctattttgaatcaactagccgttggagaacttcctttgggaccaaggaactgaagactcaaggttcaactataaaaggaaggctttggcaacattgaagagcaagagttttagctacaacaatcaatctacttgtctttgtgatacaagttttcaagctcttctttgaagatctctttcactccatatattgtaatatcatactaggatcagtatccattttgagtgaacaaagagagattttattgtaactagcttttcaacttagtttgagtgagaaagctctaagatccaaaccattatcaatattgtaaagattggctcaagtcaatacgtaactattgattgagtgacacctcataaagtctaggaaagacttaggtagatcaagcaagtgaagcttggaagattgtgatcttggattagatcaaagaagaagtgtatcttgagatcggtagaatctcttagtggacaatctcacaggagcgtggggactggagtagcccatactattaaggggtgaaccaggataaaattattgtgtctcttctctcccttaaactcatattaattttgtgcaaacactaacacacacaaatcacttattgtttttgtttgcagctcagagatcgttctaagatcattctcctaacttatgttatttattctgagatcattctaacgtatgttttgatatctaatttttaaaaggacaatttttaaaggttcacaattcaaacccccctttcttgtgaaaaactttgctacttcaattggtatcagagcctggttctaaggttgagcatctaacaagtgctagaggaaaagattcaggaaggaagtaatgAATAAAAGCGCAAAGTTTATATCAGAAGGAGGATCTTCACATAAGCCACCACTATTTGAAGGAGATAACTACTACtattggaaagacaagatggaACTATTTCTTAGATCACAAGATACGCACATGTGGACAGTGATTGAAGTTGGTGACTATACTCCATTAGTAAAAGACTCTACTACTCCAAAGACAAAagatgaaatgacaactcaAGAAGCAGATAGGGTACTTCTAAAtactaaagctcaattatttattaaaagtgctttgtgtagggaagaatatgacaggATCATGGAATGCAAAACGGCCAAAGAAATGTGGACAACACTCCAAACTCACCATGAAGGAACAAGTCGTGTCAAGGAAACAAGAATTGACATTGGTGTTAGAAAATTTGAGCTATTTGAAATGAAGGAAGATGAATCAATTGATCAGATGTATGGAAGATTCACAATTATCATAAATGAACTTAACTCATTAGGGAAGAAATTCTCTATACATGAAAGAGTAAGAAAAGTGCTTAGATGCTTATCAAAGAGTTGGAGACACATAGTAACAGCAATCACAGAGTCAAAAGATCTCACTGAGGTTAAATTAGAAGATCTCATTGGatctttaaaagctcatgaGTCCATTCTCCAGGAAGACAAACCTATGAAAAACAAGATGATTGCATTAGATTCACAGACTAAAGAACGTTCTAAGAACAAAGAAGCAGTGGAGGAAGACAACAAGTTTcttcaagaagatgatgaagaagagttAGCATTTTTATCCAGAAGGATACAAAAGctaatgatgagaagaaatcagATTAAGAAGAACTTTCCACCAAGAAGAAATGGATCTAAACCAGAAGTAGATATCAGCAAAATACAATGCTATGGATGCAACCAATTTGGACACTACAAGAATGAATGTCCTAAACAAAAGAACTCTCCTTACAAATCCATGATGGCAACCTGGGATGAGTTAGATGAAGTAcaagaagcagaagaagaacaagaagctaATGTATGTCTCATGACAAATGCAAACATTGAAGAGGTAACTCTAGATCCTTGTTCATCTTGTCAAAAAACTGAACATCTCtttgataatctcttatatgactctcaaattctaaattctaaaaatgGTCAACTTAGAGATGAAGTCACTAAGTTAACTAAAGAAAGAGATGAATATAAATCTGATAATGATATAATGAAACAGATAATCAAAAATATGCAACTTGCACATGATGGACTTTCTAAGCAAATTAAAGAACTTAGAgacaataataaaatgaaagaatgttctatgattcaaaaagagaatatcactttaaaacaaaaagtgtctaaacttgaaaaagatttaaCAAAGTTTGTCAGCACCAcagaaacttttgaaaatatattgggaTCACAAGGTAATTCATATAATAGAACTGGATTGGGATACAAACCTTTTCAAAATAAGAAActaattgaaaatgtttttgttcctcataaagaaaaaagatttcaaaaatataaatgctCATTCTGTCACAAGGATGGACATCTTGaaccattttgttttaaaaagaaatctctTTATAGAtcagaacattctcagaacaatctaaaaaaagatttttattcAAAACCTCCTTATAAGAGATCATCTTATCAATATAAGAAGATGCCTTATAAGAGTACTAACCTTCAaggacccaaaaaattatgggtacctaagaatttattaaaatcaaatacaGGAATGTCATCTAGCAATGAAGAAAAAGCCttggtacttggacagtggtTGCTCAAGACATATGACAGGAGATAGACAAAGCTTTCTTTCATTTGACAAAAAGGAAGGAGGAACAGTTACCTTTGGAAACAATGAAAAAGCAAGTATAAAAGGTAAAGGTACTATTGGTAAGAATAAttctgcaaaaattgaaaatgttcacTATGTAGAAGGACTTAAACATAACTTAATTAGcattagtcaattatgtgacAATGGTCTTGAAGTTATTTTTAGATCTCATACTTGTGAAATAAAACAATCTGACAAAACTCTTTTCTATGGATCAAGAATAAAGAATGTATATGTCATATACTTAGATGAACTGCCTACTGAATCCTGCTTTGTTTCTCTTGAAAAAGACAAATGGATTTGGCATAAAAGGGCTGGACATATAAGTATGAAGACTATGTCAAAACTCTCTAAACTTGATCTAGTTAGAGGCTTACCTGATATTAGTTTTGACCTAGATAAAGTGTGTGAATCTTGTGCAAAGGGTAAACAAGTTAAAAGTAGTTTTAAACCAAaagattttgtttcaacaaaaaGACCTCTTGAACTACTTCACATAGATTTATTTGGACCTGTCAAAACTACTAGTCTTGGTGGcaaaaattatggttttgtcatagttgatgacttttcaaggttcacttgggtgttatttttcaaacataaagatgaatcttttgaagcttTTAAAACATTCTGTTTACAAGTTCAAAATGAGAAAGGTACCAATATTGTCTCtataagaagtgatcatggaggagaatttgaaaactctcacTTTGAATCATTCCTAAACAATAATGGTatatctcataatttttcttgtccaagaactcctcaacaaaatggagttgttgaaaggaaaaatagaactttacaagagatggcaagaactatgataaatgaatcaaatgttgaaaaatatttttgggctgaagccatcAATACTTCTTGCTACATCTTGAACAGGGTTACCATAAGAAAAATTTTGAATAAGACACCCTATGAACTTTGGAAAGGaattaaaccaaatatttcctactttcatatttttggatgttATTGTTACATTTTGAATATCAGAGACAACTTAGGTAAGTTTGATTCCAAATCAGATAAGGGAATATTCTTAGGTTACTCTCTAACCTCAAAAGCTTATAGAATATACAATttgaaaacacaagctctagaagaaagcatgcatgtcaagtttgatgaatatgaagatatatcatataccaACACCtttaatgatgaagaagaagtaaGGAATGAACAAAGTAATAATGAGAATCAAGAACCTACAGCTCAAGGACCTCCAAAGACTTGGAGAACTGTTGGTTATCATCCACCAGAACAAATTATAGGGAATACTGAAGATGGTGTAAGAACTAGAAGGGCTTTACTGAACAAGGAGAATAATCTGGCAATGATCTCTCAGATAGAACCAAGATCAATAAATGAAGCTATCACTGATGAATCTTGGACTGAAGCCATGAAAGAAGAACTCCTGCAATTTGAAAAGAATGAAGTTTGGAATCTAGTACCACTTCCACAAAATCACTCAATCATTGGAACAAGGTGGGTCTTCAGAAACAaacttgatgaaaatggtaaggtaataagaaataaagcaagacttgtagctcaaggatataatcaacaagaaggtattgattatgatgagacttttgctctaGTGGCTAGATTAGAAGCCATTAGAATTTTACTTGCATATGCTTCACACaaatgttttaaactttttcaaatggatgtgaaaagtgcttttctaaatggttttttaaatgaagaagtttatgtacaTCAACCTCCTGGGTTTATTGATCAACAAAAacctaatcatgtttttaaattaaccaaagctctttatggactaaaacaagctccaagagcttggtatgaaagattaagctcatttttacttgaaaatggtttttctagaggaaaaattgacactacactttttagaaaaattgataaacatgatttacttattgtacaagtatatgttgatgatattatatttggtgctACTAATGAAAAGTTATGTGAAGAATTTTCTGAActtatgcaaagtgaatttgaaatgagcatgatgggagaacttagTTTCTTTCTTGGCTTGCAAGTCAAGCAACATGAAAATGGAATTTTCAtcagtcaagaaaaatatataaaggatcTTCTCAAGA
It contains:
- the LOC123910741 gene encoding probable magnesium transporter NIPA4 produces the protein MATTSSSSPSWREGMSSDNIKGLVLALSSSFFIGASFIVKKKGLKKAGASGIRAGSGGYSYLYEPLWWVGMITMIVGEIANFAAYAFAPAILVTPLGALSIIISAALAHIILRERLHIFGVLGCALCVVGSTTIVLHAPQERAIESVPEVWDLAMDPAFLFYAALVITATFILVFHFIPLYGQTHIMVYIGVCSLVGSLSVMSVKALGIAIKLTLSGMNQLIYPQTWVFALVVTVCVLTQMNYLNKALDTFNTAVVSPIYYVMFTTLTIVASVIMFKDWDRQSPTQVITEICGFVTILSGTFLLHKTKDMADGSSVRLNKHSEEDDFDDGEGIPLRRQESMRNP